Genomic segment of Arachnia propionica:
GGCCTCGACGCGACCGAGACCGACCTCGCGCAGGCGATCCGCCCAGGCCTCCTTGATTCCCGTGATGTCCCAGCCGGTCTTGGCGATCCACCCGAGGTGGTTCTCCAGGACCTGCCCGATGTTCATGCGGGACGGGACACCGAGGGGGTTGAGGACGATGTCGACGGGGGTGCCGTCGGCGAGGAAGGGCATGTCCTCCACGGGGAGGATCTTCGAGATGACACCCTTGTTCCCGTGGCGGCCGGCGAGTTTGTCGCCGTCGCTGATCTTGCGTTTCTGGGCGACGTGGACCCGCACCAGCTGGTTGACCCCGGGAGGCAGCTCGTCCTCGTCGCGGGTGTCGAAGACCCGAACGCCGATGACGGTGCCGGATTCGCCGTGCGGCACCTTGAGGGAGGTGTCGCGAACCTCACGGGCCTTCTCCCCGAAGATCGCGCGCAGCAGGCGCTCCTCGGGGGTCAGCTCGGTCTCGCCCTTCGGGGTGACCTTGCCAACCAGGATGTCGCCGGCCGAGACCTCGGCGCCGATGCGGACGATGCCGCGCTCGTCGAGATCGGCCAGCATCTCGTCGGAGACGTTGGGGATGTCGCGGGTGATCTCCTCGGCACCCAGTTTCGTGTCGCGGGCGTCGACCTCGTGCTCCTCGATGTGGATCGAGGTCAGGACGTCGTCCTGCACGAGACGCTGCGACAGGATGATGGCGTCCTCGTAGTTGAGGCCCTCCCACGGCATGAACGCCACGAGGAGGTTCTTGCCGAGCGCCAGCTCGCCCTTGTCGGTGCAGGGGCCGTCGGCCAGCGGGGTGCCGACCTCGACGCGGTCCCCGGCCGCGACCAACGGGCGCTGGTTGATGCAGGTACCCGCGTTGGAGCGCACGAACTTCTCGAGCCGGTACGAGGAGTAGGTGGCGTCGTCGTTGGCGATCTCGACGATGTCGGCCGTGACCGAGGAGACCACACCGGCCTTCTTCGCGAGGGTCACGTCACCGACGTCCACGGCGGCGCGGTATTCCATGCCGGTGCCGACGAACGGGGCCTCGTTGCGGATCAGCGGCACCGCCTGGCGCTGCATGTTCGCGCCCATCAGCGCCCGGGAGGCGTCGTCGTGCTCGAGGAACGGAATCAGCGCGGTGGCCACCGAGACCATCTGCCGGGGTGAGACGTCCATGTACTCGACGTCAGCCGCCGGGATGGTGTCGACGTCGCCGTGCTTGATGCGCACCAGGACGCGTTCCTCGGCGAGGCGGCCCTCGGCGTCCAGGACCGCGTTGGCCTGTGCGATGGAGAACCGGTCCTCCTCATCGGCAGTCAGGTAGTCGATCTGGTCGGTGACCTTGCCGTCGATGACGCGCCGGTATGGGGTCTCGATGAACCCGAAGGCATTGACGCGGGCGAACGAGGCCAGCGAACCGATGAGGCCGATGTTCGGACCCTCGGGGGTCTCGATCGGGCACATGCGGCCGTAGTGCGAGCTGTGGACGTCGCGCACCTCCATTCCCGCGCGGTCGCGGGAGAGGCCACCGGGGCCGAGCGCCGAGAGCCTGCGCTTGTGGGTCAGCCCCGCGAGCGGGTTGTTCTGGTCCATGAACTGCGACAGCTGAGAGGTTCCGAAGAACTCCTTCAACGCCGCCGTCACGGGGCGGATGTTGATGAGGGTCTGCGGGGTGATGGCCTCGATGTCCTGGGTGGTCATGCGGTCGCGGACGACGCGCTCCATGCGCCCCAGGCCGGTGCGCAGCTGGTTCTGGATCAGCTCACCGACGGTGCGGAGCCGGCGGTTGCCGAAGTGGTCGATGTCGTCGGCCTCGATGGGCAGGCCGTTCAACTCTTCCTTGTGCTCGTGGAGGGCCACGACGTATTTGATGGCCGCGACGATGTCCTCCATGGTGAGGACCTGGCTGTCGAAGGGCAGGTCGAGCCCGAGCTTCTTGTTGATCTTGTAGCGGCCGACCTTCGCCAGGTCGTAGCGCTTCGGGTTGAAGTAGTAGTTCTCCAGCAGCGCCTGGGCGGCGTCGCGGGCCGGGGGCTCGCCGGGACGCAACTTGCGGTAGATGTCCAGCAGCGCCTCATCCTGGGTGTTGACGGTGTCCTTCTCCAGCGTCATGCGCATGGACTCGAAATCACCGAACTCCTCGAGGATGCGGTCCTCACTCCAGCCGAGGGCCTTGAGCAGGACGGTGACGTTCTGCTTGCGCTTGCGATCGAGGCGCACGAAGACCATGTCGCGCTTGTCGATCTCGAACTCCAGCCACGCGCCGCGGGAAGGGATCACCTTGCAGGAGTAGATGTCCTTGTCGGATCCCTTGTCCGGGGTGATCTCGAAGTAGACGCCCGGGGAGCGGACGAGCTGCGAGACGACGACGCGCTCGGTGCCGTTGATGATGAAGGTACCCTTGTCGGTCATCAGCGGGAAGTCACCGATGAACACGGTCTGCGACTTGATCTCGCCCGTCTCGTTGTTGACGAACTCAGCGGTCACGAACAGCGGGGCGGCGTAGGTGACGTCGCGGTCCTTGCACTCCTCGATGGAGTGTTTGGGCTCCTCGAAACGGTGATCGCGGAAGGAAAGCGACATCGTCTCGTTGAAATCCTCGATGGGGGAGATCTCGGAGAAGATCTCCTCCAACCCGGAGCGGGTGTTCACGTCGGTGCGGCCTGCGGCCAGGCGCTCCTCGACATCGGCCTGCCAGGCCTCGTTTCCGATGAGCCAGTTGTAGGAGTTGATCTGGAGATCGAGCAGATTGGGGACCTCTAGCGGTTCGTGGATCTTCGCGAATGAGATCCGACCACTGGGCAAGACAACATTGGTGTTCTTCAACGCAGAGCGCGAGGCGGCCAAGATTCGGTCCTTCCGGGAACGCGGCTGGTTCGTCGCACAACAAAGGACCCGCGTCAAATCACGGGCACGATTGCAGAGCAGGGCAACAAACCACTGTAGACGGAATCCAGGCGATGCGCAAACGACGAGCATAGCCGTTGTCGCGAACATGATAGCCGCCCACGCCAAGAGCATGCCCCACCCGCCCCCTGCTCCCTTACCTCTCTCCCCTCCCTTCTCTCCCCCTCCCCCAAGCATGAATCGCGGAGGTTCGACGGTTCAATGTCGGCGGGTTCAGAGGGTGTGCGCAACAACAGTTTCTGGAGGTGTGTTGTGCGGTTGGATGAGCAGCGTCGTGGGTTGATGTTGGTGTTGTTGGGGCAGGGCCGGTCGTGTCATTCGATCGCGCGGGAGTTGGGTGGTAGTCCTTCCACTGTGAGGAAGGTGGCTGTCGAGGCGGGGATGGTGTTGTCGAGGGGCCGGGTGGGAGGGGTTGGTGGGTTGAACGAGCATCGTTACAGTCCGCGGCGGCGTCGGCGGCGGTTACGGGAGAACCCGGTGTTGGAAGTGGGAGAGCCAGCGCAGTGGCGTGACGGGCAGGGCCGGTTGACCCTGGCGGGGCGGATCCTGATCGAGGTTCGGGTCGGTGACCGGGTTCCGCCCTCCCAGATAGCTGCAGAACTCGGTGTCCACCGTTCCACGGTCTCCAGGGAGATGAAGCGTTGTCCTGGCCGGTACCGGGCCCAGCCGGCGCAGCGGCTGGCAGACTGGTCACGTCGGCGTCCCAAGGACAGGAAGCTGGTACTCGGGACACCGTTGTGGGACGAGGTGGTGACACGGTTGAACAACAAACATTCCCCGCAGCAGATCGCTCACCGGCTGCGTCAGGACTTCCCGGAGGACCCCACGATGTGGGTCAGTCACGAGACGATTTACCAGGCCCTCTACGTCCAGGCCGCCGGCGGGCTGCGTCATGAACTCACCGTCGAGAAAGCCCTGCGTTCCGGACGTACCACCCGAGGTCCCCGGTCACGGCTGTCCGGGCGGGGTAGCCGTAGCTGGATCGGTGAGGCCACCATCACCAACCGTCCGGCCGAGGTCGAGGACCGGGCAGTTCCCGGGCACTGGGAAGGAGACCTCATCATCGGCAAGGGCGGCACCTCGGCCCTGGTGACCCTCAACGAACGCACCACCCGCTACACCATGATCCAACGGGTCACCAGCCGTGACTCCACCACCGTGACCGACGCGTTGATCCAGATGGCCCGCCGACTCCCGGCCACCTTGATGACGACCCTCACCTGGGACCAGGGCATCGAGATGGCCCAACACGCCCGCTTCACCTTCGCTTCGGGCTGCCAGGCCTACTTCTGCGATCCCCACTCTCCCTGGCAACGCCCCACCAACGAGAACAGCAACGGCCTGATCCGGGACTTCTTCCCCAAAGGCACCGACTTCACCCACATCACCGACACCCAGGTCCAACACGCTGAAGACCTCCTCAACACCCGACCCCGCCGAGTACTTGACTGGGCCACACCAGCCGAGAAAATGGAACAACTACTCAACGTTGCACACACCACTTGAAACCGCCGTCGCGTGGTGACGCTGAACCGTCGAACCTCCGCGATTCGTGCCAGAAGACGGCGGGGTAAGCTGGGGGTCCCCTGTCCAGAAAGATCCCGGCGCCTGTCACGGAGCAGCCGCAGCAGGTCTCCCACCCCAATGACGGTTGAGAGCACTCGGAGCGGGCCCAGCTCAAAAGGGCGGTAGTCCTGCGCCGCGACGAAACGCTGGCGGAGTCCCGGTTCCAGGGCCGCGAGATAGAGCCGCAGCTTCAGCCCGTGCAGCGGATTGGATGCGACCGCTATGCAGCGGGCCGGATCCAGCAGCGGCAACACCTGTCGGGCGTTTTCCCGGGTGGTACGCGACTGCGTCTCGGTGATGATCTCGCCGGCGAATCCCCGGCGACGTAGCTCGGCGGCCAGCAGATCCGCCTCCGCCACCCCGACCCCAGCGGGATCCCCGCCCGAGGCGATGATGCAGGTGCCCGGCCCCAGGCGTCCGGCCGTTCGCAGCGCGACGCCGGCCCGCCACCGGTTGATCCCGTTGATCCGCGCCGGATCCTCGTTGCGGAAACCGGGAAGCACCACCACTGCCTCCCGGGTGGCGTCCCTCACGAGGCACCGCGCCGCCACGGCTTCAACGATCTCGGCCGCGGCCCACAGGCCCACCGCGACTCCCCAGGCCAATCGACATCCCATCCCTAGACCGTACCCGCGACGCACACGACAGAGGCCCGCCCCCGTCGGGGGCGGGCCTCCTGGATGATCAATGCCGGTTCCCCGGCCGGGATCACTTGAGCTCGACGGAGCCGCCGGCGGCCTCGAGGGCAGCCTTGGCCTTCTCCGCGACGTCCTTCTCGACCTGCTCGAGAACGGGCTTCGGAGCGGACTCCACCAGGTCCTTGGCCTCCTTCAGGCCGAGGCTGGTGAGGGCGCGCACCTCCTTGATGACGGCGATCTTCTTGTCGCCACCCGAGGTGAGGATGACGTCGACCTTGCCGGAGTCGGCCTCCTCGGCGGCCTCGTCGCCACCGCCGGCGGCGGGGGCAGCGGCCTGGGCGACGGCAACCGGGGCAGCGGCGGTGACGTCGAAGGTCTCCTCGAACAGCTTCACGAACTCGGACAGTTCGACGAGGGGCATCTCCTTGAAAGCGTCAAGGAGCTCTTCCTTGGTGAGTTTCGCCATGATGGGCGTTCCTTTCGATCAAGCATCGCAAGCAGTCACGCTGCGACGGATTTCTTTTCCGCAGCGGCTGCTGCTCAGGCCTCTTCGGCCGGGGTGACGTCGCCAGCGGCGGCGTCCTCGTTCGTGGCCTCGGTGGCAGGCGCCGTGCCGGCTCCACCGATCAGGTCCGGGTTCGCCTCGGCGGCGCTCTGCAGCGCACCGAACAGGCGGGCACTCTTCGACAGCGGAGCTGCCAGGGTGCCGGCGGCCTTCGCGAGGCTGCCCTTCATGGCGCCAGCCATCTTGGACAGCAGGACCTCGCGGGATTCGAGGTCGGCAAGCTTGAGAACCGCCTTGGCGTCGAGGAACTTGCCCTCGAGAACGCCTCCCTTGATAGCCAGGAACGGATGTGCCTTTGCGAAGTCGCGCAGTCCCTTGGTCACCTTGGCGATGTCGCCGGTGATGAAGGTGAACGCGGTGGGTCCGACGAGCGTCGACTCGATGCCGTCGATACCGGCTTCCCGGGCCGCGAGCAGGGCCAGGGTGTTCTTCGCAACGGCGTAGGTGGCGTCCCCACCGAGGGACCGGCGCAGATCCTGCAGGTCCTTGACGGTGAGACCGCGGTACTCGGTCAGCACCACGGCGGCGGAGTCGGTGAACTTCTGTCCCAGCTCCGCTACCTTGGCAGCCTTCTCCGGCCTCGCCATTGGGTCTCCTTCCATAACTGTTGTCGCCCTCGACCCCAGGAGATGAAAGAAACCCCGACGCCGGTGGCGCGGGGCTGGCACGGGAACGCCCGTTCGGCTCGCTGTCACCTGCGCGGGCTCCCCATGCGGAGGAATTGAGACTTGCGTCACCTGCGGTCTTTGGCTGGAGGAAGTTTAGGTGACAATCCAGCAGGCCACAAATTCAGACTTCAAAGCCCGCGCCGAGCAGAAGACGGCTGGACCGGCCGCAAGTCCCGGAGGCCCGTCGCCCGGCCCCGGCACGCCCGGTTCGCCGACGCCCGAATCACCCACCCCACGAAGCCACCCCGTCCGTACGACTCCCGAACTCCTGGACACTCCGGGGTATTGGCTTGGACGACCGCATCGGCTATCTTTGGGACACCGTGTTGCAGGAGGTTAAGCGTGCCTAAGGAAACTGAATTGGGCAACGTATCCATATCGAAATCAGGGAGGTGCGCGACGTGGCTCGTCGGCGCCCTCCGGATCGGATCCGCGGCATTCACGGGAACGACCCTCGTGATCATCGGGCGGGCCTGGGGAGAAGCGCTCGGGGGAGGGCCCGTGGAGGCGGCCAGCTGGCCGTGGGCCGGGTTGACCGCCCTGGCGGCCGCGTGCTGCGCCTTCGCCGAGGTGCTGCTCGGCGGCTGGTCGGCCCGCCAGGAGGAACGCCGTCTAAGGACCCGGTTGCTGGATGCCCATTTCCGTGCCGCCGTGCGCCCCGCCGCTCCGGCCGACATTTCCGCCACGCCGGTAGCCCACACCGCCCCCGGCCCCCGGCCGTGGCGCGGCCGCGGACACCGTCGCCCCGTCCCCACGGGCAGACCCTCCCCCGCCCAGCTGGTAACCCTGATGACCGACAACGCGGAGCGCATGTCCGAGTACCGCCAGGTCTACCTGGGCGCGACCCTCGCGGCGTTGGCCATTCCTTTCCTCACCCTGGCCTACGTCACATCCCTGGATCCGCTGCTCGGCCTCGGGATCATGGCCGCCTGCCCCCTGGTTCCCCTGGCGATCTGGGGATTCATGCGCCTGTTCCGCAAGGTCTCGGCGGCCTCCCGCAAGGAACGCGGCCGCCTGGCCGTGCAGTACCTGGATGCGTTGCGCAACCTGATCCCCATCCGCCTGTTGAACGCGGGCAGGCGGACCGAGGAACGGCTGCGTGCTCAGGGCGAGACCAACCGCCGGGCCATCATGCGGTTGCTGGCGGGCAACCAGGTGGTGATCATCGTCCTCGACGGTGCCTTCTCGCTGCTGCTGATCTGCTGGTCCGTGCACCTGATCGGCTCCCGCCTCGCGGCGGGTGCGATCACGCCGGGGCAGGGCCTCTCGGTGGCCTTGCTGCTGACCCTGATGCTGGAGCCCCTGGTGCAGGTGGCCGGGTTCTTCTACATCGGCATGGGCGGGATGGCCTCGCAGCGCGCCATCGAGCAGCAGCTATCGCACATCCCCGCCGAGCGTCCCACCGCGGCCTCCGGGACCGCACCGACCGAATCCGCCATCAGCCTGCAAAACGTCCACCACGACTACGGTCGCGGGCCCGTCCTGAACGGTCTCGAGCTCGAGGTGCCCTACGGGGCCAAAGTGGCGATCATGGGGCCTTCCGGGGCCGGGAAATCGACGCTGCTGTCGCTGCTCCGCGGTACTCTGCCCGCCCAGCGGGGAGCGGTCGTGCTCGACGGCCGGGACCTGGGGGCACTCGAACCGGAACAGGTCTGCCGCATTTCGGCCTGCGTCGCACAGTCCACGTGGCTGTTCTCGGGCACCGTCGCCGACAATTTGCGTATCGCGAACCCCGGGGCCACCGATGAGGAGCTGTGGGAGGCCCTGCGCCGCGCCCACGTGGCCGATGAGGTGGAGCGGATGCCGCAGGGCCTGGATTCCGACGTCGGCGAGCGCGGTCAGCTGATCTCGGGCGGGCAGGCGCAGCGCCTGTCCCTGGCCCGGGCCTTCCTGTCGGGTCGTCGCATCCTCCTGCTGGACGAGCCGACCAGCCAGGTTGATGTAGTCTCGGAGGCGGCCATCATCGACGCCCTGGCCGGGATCGGCCCCGAATGGACGGTGCTCATGGTCACCCATCGCCGTTCCCTCCTCTCCATCGCCGACGCGGCCCACGAACTGCGCGACGGCGTCCTGCTACCTCTCGAAACGGCGGTTGCCCGATGAAGACCCCCAACACCCTTGGAGTGATCCGTTGGCTGACCGGCATCACCCGTCCGGTCCATCCGCCGCTGCTGGTTTCCTCAGTGCTGCGCTGCATCAACCTGGGCCTTGAACTGGTGTTGTTCGGGCTGGCCGGGCTGCTGGTGGCGTCTTTCGCATCCGGCCACCCCATCGGTGGGCTGCTGCTCTGGATAGTGGTGGTCGCGCTGACCAAGGCGCTGGCCTACTACGCGGAACAGTTCACGGGCCACTACGTCGCCTTCAAGGCCCTGGAGCTGCTGAGAGGTCACGCCTTCGCGTCGTTGTGGCCGAAGGCGCCGGCCGTGGTGCTCCGGAACCGTTCCGGCGACCTGCTGCCGACGCTGACCCGCGACGTGGACCGCATCGAGGTGGTCTACGCCCACACCTTCGCGCCGGTGGTATCGGCCTTCGTGGTACCGACCGCCGCCCTGGTGACGGTGGGTTCGCTGGCGGGCTGGGGTCTGGTCGCGATCCCGGCGGTCTGCGTTGCGGTCGCGTTGCTGGTGGTGCCGTTCGTGGGGTTGCGGCGATCGCTCCGCTCGACCGCGGAGGGGCTGCGGCTGCGCGGGCAGCTGACCGCGCACGCCGCCGACTCCGTCTACGGGATCGACGAGGTCCTCTCCTACGGCCATCAGCGCAGCCGGATCGAGGAACTCGACGAACTCGGTTGCCGGGTGCGCGACGCGGCGATGCCGCCGCTGGTCTTCAAGGGTCTGCGACGCGGCGCGAACCTGGCGCTGACCCTGGTCTCCGCGGCCTCGATCGTGTGGACCGGCGTCTCGGCGCACCTCGATCCGCTGCTGGTGGCCGCCCTGGCAGCGGCGTCACTGCGGCTGTTCGAGGGGCCGCGGGGCGTGGAGGACGCCGTCGGATACCTCGATCACTCGCTGAGCGCGGCCAGGCGGCTCTGGGAGCTGTGTCACACCCCCGAAGCGGTCTCGGACGGCCCGCGGGAGCTGCGCCTGGACACGCCGCCGAGCATCGAGTGGCGCGACGTCGACTACCGCTACCCGGGCGCCATGCCCGGAAACCTTGCCCTTTCGGGGGTTTCGGTGACCGCGGCCGCGGGCGGACGGACGGTGTTCGTAGGTGCCAGCGGGTCGGGCAAGTCTACGGCCGCTCAGCTGCTGCTCCGCTACGACGAGCTGAGCGGCGGCGACATCCTGATCGATGGGATCTCCGTGCGCGAATACACCCTCGAGTCCCTGCGCCGCGCCATCGTCCTGGTGCCGCAGCGCGGGCAGGTACTGGATGCCACCATCGCCGAGAACCTGCGGCTGGGTGCCCCCGATGCCACCGACGAGGACCTGTGGCATGCCCTGGCGATCGCCGAGCTGTCCGACGAGGTGCGGGCCATGCCGCATGACCTGGCGACCCGGACGGGCCGTGACGGGCGGGAGCTCTCGGGCGGGCAGCTGCAACGTCTCTGCCTGGCCAGGGCGCTGCTGGTGAACCCGCGGGTGCTGGTGCTGGACGAGTTCACGGCCAACCTGAACACCGACCTGGAGGCCCGCATCCGGACCAATCTGGAACGCGACCTCCCCGGGTTGACCATCATCGAGATCACTCACCGCCTGGAGCACCTCGACTCGGCGGACCGGGTCTTCGAGTTCGACCGGGGACGAGTTGTCGCCCGGGCCGTGCCGCGGTGAGTGCAGATCCCCGGGCAAAGGCCAACGATGCCCGCCCTGGCGCCCCTCACCCGGCCGGGA
This window contains:
- the rpoB gene encoding DNA-directed RNA polymerase subunit beta, producing MAASRSALKNTNVVLPSGRISFAKIHEPLEVPNLLDLQINSYNWLIGNEAWQADVEERLAAGRTDVNTRSGLEEIFSEISPIEDFNETMSLSFRDHRFEEPKHSIEECKDRDVTYAAPLFVTAEFVNNETGEIKSQTVFIGDFPLMTDKGTFIINGTERVVVSQLVRSPGVYFEITPDKGSDKDIYSCKVIPSRGAWLEFEIDKRDMVFVRLDRKRKQNVTVLLKALGWSEDRILEEFGDFESMRMTLEKDTVNTQDEALLDIYRKLRPGEPPARDAAQALLENYYFNPKRYDLAKVGRYKINKKLGLDLPFDSQVLTMEDIVAAIKYVVALHEHKEELNGLPIEADDIDHFGNRRLRTVGELIQNQLRTGLGRMERVVRDRMTTQDIEAITPQTLINIRPVTAALKEFFGTSQLSQFMDQNNPLAGLTHKRRLSALGPGGLSRDRAGMEVRDVHSSHYGRMCPIETPEGPNIGLIGSLASFARVNAFGFIETPYRRVIDGKVTDQIDYLTADEEDRFSIAQANAVLDAEGRLAEERVLVRIKHGDVDTIPAADVEYMDVSPRQMVSVATALIPFLEHDDASRALMGANMQRQAVPLIRNEAPFVGTGMEYRAAVDVGDVTLAKKAGVVSSVTADIVEIANDDATYSSYRLEKFVRSNAGTCINQRPLVAAGDRVEVGTPLADGPCTDKGELALGKNLLVAFMPWEGLNYEDAIILSQRLVQDDVLTSIHIEEHEVDARDTKLGAEEITRDIPNVSDEMLADLDERGIVRIGAEVSAGDILVGKVTPKGETELTPEERLLRAIFGEKAREVRDTSLKVPHGESGTVIGVRVFDTRDEDELPPGVNQLVRVHVAQKRKISDGDKLAGRHGNKGVISKILPVEDMPFLADGTPVDIVLNPLGVPSRMNIGQVLENHLGWIAKTGWDITGIKEAWADRLREVGLGRVEADSRVATPVFDGADEHEITGLLENSLTTRDGERLIDGGGKAQLFDGRSGEPYPEKTGVGYMYMLKLHHLVDDKIHARSTGPYSMITQQPLGGKAQFGGQRFGEMEVWALEAYGAAWALQELLTIKSDDVPGRVKVYEAIVKGENIPEPGIPESFKVLVKEMQSLCLNVEVLSGDGRVIDLRDSEDDLRNAEDFGIDLGRRPGGDHFLDVTEV
- a CDS encoding IS30 family transposase encodes the protein MLEVGEPAQWRDGQGRLTLAGRILIEVRVGDRVPPSQIAAELGVHRSTVSREMKRCPGRYRAQPAQRLADWSRRRPKDRKLVLGTPLWDEVVTRLNNKHSPQQIAHRLRQDFPEDPTMWVSHETIYQALYVQAAGGLRHELTVEKALRSGRTTRGPRSRLSGRGSRSWIGEATITNRPAEVEDRAVPGHWEGDLIIGKGGTSALVTLNERTTRYTMIQRVTSRDSTTVTDALIQMARRLPATLMTTLTWDQGIEMAQHARFTFASGCQAYFCDPHSPWQRPTNENSNGLIRDFFPKGTDFTHITDTQVQHAEDLLNTRPRRVLDWATPAEKMEQLLNVAHTT
- the rplL gene encoding 50S ribosomal protein L7/L12 encodes the protein MAKLTKEELLDAFKEMPLVELSEFVKLFEETFDVTAAAPVAVAQAAAPAAGGGDEAAEEADSGKVDVILTSGGDKKIAVIKEVRALTSLGLKEAKDLVESAPKPVLEQVEKDVAEKAKAALEAAGGSVELK
- the rplJ gene encoding 50S ribosomal protein L10 encodes the protein MARPEKAAKVAELGQKFTDSAAVVLTEYRGLTVKDLQDLRRSLGGDATYAVAKNTLALLAAREAGIDGIESTLVGPTAFTFITGDIAKVTKGLRDFAKAHPFLAIKGGVLEGKFLDAKAVLKLADLESREVLLSKMAGAMKGSLAKAAGTLAAPLSKSARLFGALQSAAEANPDLIGGAGTAPATEATNEDAAAGDVTPAEEA
- a CDS encoding ABC transporter ATP-binding protein/permease, which produces MSKSGRCATWLVGALRIGSAAFTGTTLVIIGRAWGEALGGGPVEAASWPWAGLTALAAACCAFAEVLLGGWSARQEERRLRTRLLDAHFRAAVRPAAPADISATPVAHTAPGPRPWRGRGHRRPVPTGRPSPAQLVTLMTDNAERMSEYRQVYLGATLAALAIPFLTLAYVTSLDPLLGLGIMAACPLVPLAIWGFMRLFRKVSAASRKERGRLAVQYLDALRNLIPIRLLNAGRRTEERLRAQGETNRRAIMRLLAGNQVVIIVLDGAFSLLLICWSVHLIGSRLAAGAITPGQGLSVALLLTLMLEPLVQVAGFFYIGMGGMASQRAIEQQLSHIPAERPTAASGTAPTESAISLQNVHHDYGRGPVLNGLELEVPYGAKVAIMGPSGAGKSTLLSLLRGTLPAQRGAVVLDGRDLGALEPEQVCRISACVAQSTWLFSGTVADNLRIANPGATDEELWEALRRAHVADEVERMPQGLDSDVGERGQLISGGQAQRLSLARAFLSGRRILLLDEPTSQVDVVSEAAIIDALAGIGPEWTVLMVTHRRSLLSIADAAHELRDGVLLPLETAVAR
- a CDS encoding ABC transporter ATP-binding protein, translating into MKTPNTLGVIRWLTGITRPVHPPLLVSSVLRCINLGLELVLFGLAGLLVASFASGHPIGGLLLWIVVVALTKALAYYAEQFTGHYVAFKALELLRGHAFASLWPKAPAVVLRNRSGDLLPTLTRDVDRIEVVYAHTFAPVVSAFVVPTAALVTVGSLAGWGLVAIPAVCVAVALLVVPFVGLRRSLRSTAEGLRLRGQLTAHAADSVYGIDEVLSYGHQRSRIEELDELGCRVRDAAMPPLVFKGLRRGANLALTLVSAASIVWTGVSAHLDPLLVAALAAASLRLFEGPRGVEDAVGYLDHSLSAARRLWELCHTPEAVSDGPRELRLDTPPSIEWRDVDYRYPGAMPGNLALSGVSVTAAAGGRTVFVGASGSGKSTAAQLLLRYDELSGGDILIDGISVREYTLESLRRAIVLVPQRGQVLDATIAENLRLGAPDATDEDLWHALAIAELSDEVRAMPHDLATRTGRDGRELSGGQLQRLCLARALLVNPRVLVLDEFTANLNTDLEARIRTNLERDLPGLTIIEITHRLEHLDSADRVFEFDRGRVVARAVPR